The following coding sequences are from one Eucalyptus grandis isolate ANBG69807.140 chromosome 11, ASM1654582v1, whole genome shotgun sequence window:
- the LOC104425687 gene encoding pentatricopeptide repeat-containing protein At1g05600 isoform X1, with amino-acid sequence MHVRWPRLLNPTQLSQILKCQKNPVTALEIFREARHKYPNYRHNGPVYSTIIGILANCGRISEMEEVINEMKEDSCECADSTFAAAINTYAKHGLLDKAVGLFRILPQFNCVNQTESFNALLQILVKDSRLEDAHHLFLRNSHGWAVKSRLRSLNLLMDALCQRRRSDLALRIFQEMDYQNCYPNRESYGILMRGLCEDGRLNEATHLLYSMFWRISQKGSGEDIAVYRTLLSALCDNGQVQEAVEIVRKILKKGLKALRQHVQPLDLSRCNKAVELEVMKRTINDSLITGGVPSSASYSAMAVDLYNEGKIKEAEKVLSEMRRKGFRPLNSTYEAKLAAFCRNGEVEGAANVIDVEMVEDNSVPTQRQYNILLEGLCNQGFSVVAVDYLEKMRKKLSCTPDKTSYEILLDGLCREGRFGTASKVLEQMIINSHLPHGGIFSTIIQGLCAIGRQYQAVMWLEEMVSRGDVPEVPVWNSLVSSVCCEVNGFEDL; translated from the coding sequence ATGCATGTGAGATGGCCACGACTTCTAAATCCTACTCAGCTTTCTCAGATACTAAAGTGCCAGAAAAATCCAGTTACAGCTCTTGAAATCTTCAGAGAAGCTAGACATAAGTACCCGAACTATCGTCATAATGGTCCAGTATACTCCACCATAATTGGGATTCTGGCAAACTGTGGCCGAATTAGTGAGATGGAAGAGGTGATCAATGAGATGAAAGAGGATTCATGCGAGTGTGCAGATTCCACTTTTGCAGCTGCAATTAACACCTATGCGAAACATGGACTGCTTGACAAAGCTGTTGGTCTTTTCAGAATTCTCCCACAGTTTAATTGTGTGAACCAGACGGAATCTTTCAATGCCCTTCTACAGATTTTGGTAAAAGATTCCAGGCTTGAAGATGCTCATCATCTGTTCCTACGGAACTCTCATGGATGGGCAGTGAAGTCCCGTCTCCGTTCCTTGAATTTGCTCATGGATGCTCTATGCCAGAGAAGGCGTTCTGATCTCGCGCTTCGTATTTTCCAGGAGATGGATTACCAAAATTGCTATCCCAACAGAGAGAGTTACGGTATTCTCATGAGAGGACTGTGCGAAGATGGGAGGTTGAATGAAGCCACCCATTTGCTGTACTCAATGTTCTGGAGGATATCCCAAAAGGGAAGTGGTGAGGATATTGCTGTTTATAGAACCCTCTTGTCTGCATTATGCGATAATGGCCAAGTTCAAGAAGCAGTAGAAattgttagaaaaatcttaaaGAAGGGACTCAAAGCACTTAGGCAGCATGTTCAGCCTCTTGATCTTTCAAGATGTAACAAAGCTGTAGAATTAGAGGTGATGAAGCGTACCATCAATGATTCTTTGATCACAGGCGGGGTCCCCAGTTCTGCTAGTTATAGTGCCATGGCGGTTGACCTGTACAATGAAGGAAAGATTAAAGAGGCAGAAAAGGTGCTTTCTGAGATGCGCAGAAAAGGCTTTAGGCCACTGAATTCTACCTATGAAGCGAAGTTGGCTGCTTTTTGCAGAAACGGTGAAGTGGAAGGAGCAGCGAATGTCATTGATGTGGAGATGGTGGAGGACAACTCTGTTCCAACACAAAGACAATATAATATTTTGCTTGAAGGACTGTGTAATCAGGGGTTTTCAGTTGTTGCTGTTGATTATCTAGAAAAGATGCGTAAAAAGTTAAGTTGCACCCCTGACAAGACGTCTTATGAAATTCTGTTGGATGGGCTCTGTCGCGAAGGTCGATTTGGGACAGCAAGCAAAGTCTTGGAGCAGATGATTATCAATTCGCATCTTCCTCATGGTGGTATTTTCAGTACAATTATTCAAGGTCTTTGTGCTATTGGCAGGCAATATCAAGCTGTCATGTGGTTGGAGGAGATGGTCAGCCGGGGCGACGTACCGGAAGTCCCTGTTTGGAACTCCTTAGTTTCATCTGTTTGTTGCGAAGTGAATGGCTTCGAGGATTTGTAG
- the LOC104425688 gene encoding cysteine-rich repeat secretory protein 55 has product MTSLFNLLLFFFFLVLPFVSNAQSDDPLGQFCNQDTVISKASPIWSNIDHVLTELVSKAPSTGFLTTSYGSGNDKVYGLAQCRGDVSQDDCSSCIQDAGKQIRQLCPDQADARIWYDYCFLRYDDKTFIGEVDTYSGIFYINVENVTDPEKFNKELGRLMDRIEADAVVPENRGLGKSKTKLTPFITLYALVQCTRDLPKLSCAQCLAIAVGNFPGICNSRKGCRVLYSSCYVRYELYPFFFPLDRNDSNIASGQTIKKLVYP; this is encoded by the coding sequence ATGACTTCTCTATTCAATCtcctgctcttcttctttttcctggtTCTCCCATTTGTTTCTAATGCCCAATCCGATGATCCCTTGGGCCAATTCTGCAACCAAGACACGGTCATCAGCAAGGCCAGCCCGATTTGGTCGAACATCGACCATGTCCTGACCGAGTTGGTATCGAAAGCTCCATCAACTGGCTTCCTCACGACCTCTTACGGCTCAGGCAATGACAAGGTATATGGCCTAGCGCAATGCAGAGGAGATGTAAGCCAAGATGACTGCTCGAGTTGCATCCAAGATGCGGGCAAGCAAATCCGCCAGCTCTGCCCGGACCAGGCTGATGCGAGGATCTGGTATGACTATTGCTTTCTACGGTATGACGACAAAACTTTCATCGGTGAGGTCGACACGTATTCTGGGATATTTTATATCAATGTCGAGAATGTGACTGACCCCGAAAAGTTCAATAAAGAGCTAGGGAGGCTGATGGACCGGATCGAAGCCGATGCGGTCGTGCCTGAGAACAGAGGGCTCGGGAAAAGCAAGACTAAGCTCACACCATTCATCACTCTCTATGCATTGGTCCAATGCACCAGAGACCTGCCCAAGCTGTCCTGTGCTCAGTGCTTGGCCATTGCTGTCGGGAATTTCCCAGGTATCTGCAATAGCCGGAAGGGTTGTCGAGTTCTGTATAGCAGTTGTTACGTCCGATATGAGCTCTATCCGTTTTTCTTTCCGCTCGATAGAAATGACAGTAACATTGCTAGCGGGCAAACTATAAAGAAGTTGGTCTATCCATAG
- the LOC104425686 gene encoding EPIDERMAL PATTERNING FACTOR-like protein 9 — protein MAKLKLPLFLLLLFSLILAASVIQGSRTNPEYHVASLQREAAHSQDMKLQGEEDENEDKDSRRLMIGSTRPICTYNECRGCKYRCRAEQVPVEGNDPINSAYHYRCVCHRKWQRWIQ, from the exons ATGGCTAAACTTAAATTACCTCTCTTTCTGCTGCTTCTCTTCAGCTTGATTCTTGCTGCTTCCGTTATTCAAG GTTCAAGAACAAATCCTGAATATCATGTAGCTTCATTACAGAGAGAAGCCGCGCATTCGCAG GATATGAAGCTTCAGGGGGAAGAGGATGAGAACGAAGATAAGGACTCAAGAAGATTAATGATTGGGTCGACCAGGCCAATATGCACATACAATGAATGCAGAGGTTGCAAGTACAGATGCAGGGCGGAACAAGTTCCTGTTGAAGGGAATGATCCCATTAACAGTGCTTACCACTACAGATGTGTTTGTCATAG AAAATGGCAAAGATGGATTCAATGA
- the LOC104425687 gene encoding pentatricopeptide repeat-containing protein At1g05600 isoform X2, producing MEEVINEMKEDSCECADSTFAAAINTYAKHGLLDKAVGLFRILPQFNCVNQTESFNALLQILVKDSRLEDAHHLFLRNSHGWAVKSRLRSLNLLMDALCQRRRSDLALRIFQEMDYQNCYPNRESYGILMRGLCEDGRLNEATHLLYSMFWRISQKGSGEDIAVYRTLLSALCDNGQVQEAVEIVRKILKKGLKALRQHVQPLDLSRCNKAVELEVMKRTINDSLITGGVPSSASYSAMAVDLYNEGKIKEAEKVLSEMRRKGFRPLNSTYEAKLAAFCRNGEVEGAANVIDVEMVEDNSVPTQRQYNILLEGLCNQGFSVVAVDYLEKMRKKLSCTPDKTSYEILLDGLCREGRFGTASKVLEQMIINSHLPHGGIFSTIIQGLCAIGRQYQAVMWLEEMVSRGDVPEVPVWNSLVSSVCCEVNGFEDL from the coding sequence ATGGAAGAGGTGATCAATGAGATGAAAGAGGATTCATGCGAGTGTGCAGATTCCACTTTTGCAGCTGCAATTAACACCTATGCGAAACATGGACTGCTTGACAAAGCTGTTGGTCTTTTCAGAATTCTCCCACAGTTTAATTGTGTGAACCAGACGGAATCTTTCAATGCCCTTCTACAGATTTTGGTAAAAGATTCCAGGCTTGAAGATGCTCATCATCTGTTCCTACGGAACTCTCATGGATGGGCAGTGAAGTCCCGTCTCCGTTCCTTGAATTTGCTCATGGATGCTCTATGCCAGAGAAGGCGTTCTGATCTCGCGCTTCGTATTTTCCAGGAGATGGATTACCAAAATTGCTATCCCAACAGAGAGAGTTACGGTATTCTCATGAGAGGACTGTGCGAAGATGGGAGGTTGAATGAAGCCACCCATTTGCTGTACTCAATGTTCTGGAGGATATCCCAAAAGGGAAGTGGTGAGGATATTGCTGTTTATAGAACCCTCTTGTCTGCATTATGCGATAATGGCCAAGTTCAAGAAGCAGTAGAAattgttagaaaaatcttaaaGAAGGGACTCAAAGCACTTAGGCAGCATGTTCAGCCTCTTGATCTTTCAAGATGTAACAAAGCTGTAGAATTAGAGGTGATGAAGCGTACCATCAATGATTCTTTGATCACAGGCGGGGTCCCCAGTTCTGCTAGTTATAGTGCCATGGCGGTTGACCTGTACAATGAAGGAAAGATTAAAGAGGCAGAAAAGGTGCTTTCTGAGATGCGCAGAAAAGGCTTTAGGCCACTGAATTCTACCTATGAAGCGAAGTTGGCTGCTTTTTGCAGAAACGGTGAAGTGGAAGGAGCAGCGAATGTCATTGATGTGGAGATGGTGGAGGACAACTCTGTTCCAACACAAAGACAATATAATATTTTGCTTGAAGGACTGTGTAATCAGGGGTTTTCAGTTGTTGCTGTTGATTATCTAGAAAAGATGCGTAAAAAGTTAAGTTGCACCCCTGACAAGACGTCTTATGAAATTCTGTTGGATGGGCTCTGTCGCGAAGGTCGATTTGGGACAGCAAGCAAAGTCTTGGAGCAGATGATTATCAATTCGCATCTTCCTCATGGTGGTATTTTCAGTACAATTATTCAAGGTCTTTGTGCTATTGGCAGGCAATATCAAGCTGTCATGTGGTTGGAGGAGATGGTCAGCCGGGGCGACGTACCGGAAGTCCCTGTTTGGAACTCCTTAGTTTCATCTGTTTGTTGCGAAGTGAATGGCTTCGAGGATTTGTAG